DNA from Ignisphaera sp.:
TTATAAGAGCCAACAGCTTCAAATACATCATGCAAATCAACATCTCTACCCCTATATCTTCCAGCAAGCATAGGGCCTCCGGAAATGAATATAGCCGGTATGTCAAGTCTGGCTGCAGCCATTAGCATACCAGGTATGATCTTGTCGCATGAAGCTATCAAGACAAGGCCATCGAATTGGTAAGCCTTTGCCATAATCTCAACAGAATCGGCTATAAGTTCTCTGGATGGGAGAGAATACTTCATACCTTCATGTCCCATTGCAATACCGTCACAAAGTCCAATAGTATTGAATTCCAGGGGTGTTCCACCAGCGATCCTAACACCAGTTTTTACAGCTTCTGCTATCTCCCTCAAGTGCTTGTGGCCCGGTATCACCTCATTCCAAGAGTTTGCAATGCCTATGATAGGTTTGGAAAGCTCCTCGTCTGTTAGCCCAAGAGCCTTGTATAAACATCTATGTGGCGTTCTTTCAATGCCTTCAACAGTTATCCTACTTCTCATGGCCAGTCCCACCTGACCACGGCTTACCATGTTTTATGGTCTTTAAAACACTATAGTATTCTATACCGTCTATAAATGCTTTTGCAATAGCGTCGAATATGTTTAGTGAAAGTGCTTGGGTAGACCATGTGTATAGACTGTTGCTAAAGTTTATTGTAACTCTAAACATTTTGTCTTGGATAAGCATGATCTCCATATTCATCCTAAGCTCATCATCTATGGCATAAATCCTCTTCAACACATCGAATAACGCGCTAACCAGAGCTTTCACAGGATCCACATCAACAGCCTTACCCACAACATTATCAACATCAGCTATGCCTATCGAGGTTCCAGCAGAGCTTGAGAATATTGTCCAACTGATTTTGTTAATACCATCGCTTTTATAGCCAAGCTCTTTAAGAGCTATTAGAAGTGCTGATGCCGATGCCTTATCGAATGTGTAGCCCTGCTTTTCAAGGTCTTTGATCCTTGTGATAATCCTCTTTATCCGTTCATCCCTCTTGTCAACCTCTATTCCAAATTCCTTAAGGAGAGCAACAATGTTGGCGGCCCCACTAAGCTCTGAAACAATAAATTTTCTTGTGTTGCCCACAAGCCCAGGATCTATGTGCTCATATGCTCTCGGGTTCTTCAAAACAGCGTCAACGTGGACCCCAGCTTTATGTGCAAATGCGAACTCCCCTACATAGGGCTGATATGGATTGGGAGAAATGCCAGTTATTCTATAGACAAGCTGAGAGAGCTCTCTAAGCCTCTTCAGGCTATCATCATTTTTAAGTATGTGTAGACCCAGCTTATATCGAATAGATGGGATTATCTGGATCAGATCTGCATTACCTGTCCTCTCTCCAATGCCGTTGATAGTGCCTTGAACATGTCTAGCACCAGCGTATACAGCTATCAGCGTATTTGCAACAGCGCACCCCGAATCGTTGTGCATATGAACACCGACAACAGTTTTCACATTTCTAATAACATGCTTTACAATGTCGTAGACATCCCACGGCATCATACCCCCATTGGTATCGGCAAGGACTAACACCCTAGCACCAGCTTCTTCAGCTACCTTAAGCACGCTCATTGCATATTCTGGATCCTCTTTGAACCCCTGGAAAAAGTGTTCAGCATCAAATATAACCTCTATTCCATGTCTCTTCAGATAGTCTATAGTATCGTAAATCATATCCAGATTCTCTTCCTTACTAGCCCTCAGAACCTCAAACACATGAAGAGTCCATGACTTGCCAAAAATGACGGCTGTATCGACATCGGCTTTTATTATAGCCTCAACACTCTTATCTTGCGAAACAGGAACATCCTTTCTACGTGTACTGCCAAAAGCTGCTATTCTAGAGTTTCTCAATCCATATTTTTTTATCTCTTTGAAGAACTCCTCATCCTTTGGATTGGAGCCTGGCCACCCACCCTCTATATAGTCAAAGCCTAGGTCATCAAGGGCTAAAGCAATTCTTATCTTATCTTCTAGCGAAATAGATACACCTGCTGCTTGAGCACCATCTCTGAGTGTTGTATCTAGTACCTCAACCTCGGATTTCTAAACCACCATTCACCCACGCTCACCATACAAAATTTTACGTTTTTTAAGTGTTTAAATAGTATGATATTATGTTAGGGGCTTTTAAACTTTTTTAAAGATCATTTTTCTTATCTCATCCCCAACTCTTTCAATTAAACTGTTTCTCAGTTCTTCAAGTTCTCTGCGAACTGTTGGCATACCCCTTTCGTATTCTTCTATCCATTCCTTTGCAAACTCCCCATTCTTTATCCTCTCAAGAGCCTTTACCATATTTGCCTTCACATGGTCGTCTATAACCATTTTGCCAACAGTTATCCCACCATACTTTGCAGTATCGGAAACAGCCTTCAGCATGTGGACTAGACCACCTTCATAAATTAGATCGACTATCAGTTTCAACTCGTTTAAAACTTCAAAATATGCTACCTCAGGTTGATAGCCGTTTTTGACTAGAGTCTCGAACGAAGCTTTTATGAGCTCTGTGATGCCTCCAACGAGGATGACCTGCTCCCCAAAGAGATCTGTTTCTGTCTCCTCGGCAAACGTCGTCTCAATTACACCTGCTCTCGTACATCCAAGTCCTTTTGCAATAGCTAGGGCTTTTTTCATAGCGTATCCGCTAACATCTTGATATACGGCTACAAGAGCTGGAACTCCATAGCCTGATTCGAAAGCTTTTCTAACCATTGGCCCAGGGGCTTTCGGAGCAATCATGTAGACATCAGAGTCTTTGGGCGGCTCAATCAGTTTATAGTGTATGTTAAACCCGTGAGCAAAGACCATGTCAGCAGACTTCTTCATATACGGCTTTACACTGTTGAGCCAAAGACTCTTCTGAACCATGTCGGGAACTAGAAACACTATAATATCGGCATCTTTGACAGCATCCCTTGTATGTATAGGTTTGAACCCATCTTCCTCAGCCTTCTTCCAGCTCTCACCCTGCCTCTCCAAACCGACGACAACATCAAGTCCAGAATCCCTTAAGTTGAGTGCCCATGCCCTCCCCTGACTCCCATAGCCAAGTATAGCAATTTTCTTGTTTTTCACATAGCTTATATCAACATTTTCATCTCGATACATTTTAGCCATTTACAACACCCCACGAATATTCTTTGACTTTTCCAGATTTTGGAACGTAAACAATAAAAGTTTTATTATCTTCATCAAGCTTTCTCTCATCATACTCTCCATCAAATACAACAACCTTTTCAATTCCAACAGTCTTGCTAAGATTTAGAATAGCTGCATAGAGATTGGGGTTCTTTCTAACCATGAGATAGATCTCATAGAGGCCCTCCTCATTTATTCTCCGCCCATAGATCCAGTCGATATCTATGAGAAGCTTTCTAAGATTCGCTACGACCCTTTCTATGAGGCTTGCATCCACGTAATACCCAACTATTTTAATTAGTTGTCTAGTCGCTTCCCCCTGGCTCATTGACTATCATCTCTCTGAAGCTACCACCTGGAGGAAGTGTTGGAAGAGCTTTTTCGTCCCTTTGAACAGGAACCCTGATAACCGCAGGCATATTCTCTCTAATAGCATTTTTCAAAGCTATCTCAAGATCTTCATATGACTGGGCATCAAAGCCTAGCGCTCCAAAGCCTTGTGCAAGCTTTACAAAATCTGTTGCAGGCCCTATGTCCACAGCTATTATCCTCTTATTGAAGAAGAGGTCTTGAACTTGTCTAACTAAGCCAAGCGTTCTATTATCGAACACAACAGCTATTACGGGTATGTTTTCGTCGACAGCTGTGCCAAGATTGTTCATCGTCATTAAGAACGAGCCATCTCCATCTAGGTCAACAACAATTTTATCCGGCCTAGCAACCTTAGCACCGATGGCTGCTGGTAAGCCGAATCCCATTGTACCCATCCCGCCAGATGTTAAGAATGTTCTCGGTTCAAATACTTCCCAGAAGACCCCGGCCCACATCTGATGAGAGCCCA
Protein-coding regions in this window:
- the ilvC gene encoding ketol-acid reductoisomerase, which produces MAKMYRDENVDISYVKNKKIAILGYGSQGRAWALNLRDSGLDVVVGLERQGESWKKAEEDGFKPIHTRDAVKDADIIVFLVPDMVQKSLWLNSVKPYMKKSADMVFAHGFNIHYKLIEPPKDSDVYMIAPKAPGPMVRKAFESGYGVPALVAVYQDVSGYAMKKALAIAKGLGCTRAGVIETTFAEETETDLFGEQVILVGGITELIKASFETLVKNGYQPEVAYFEVLNELKLIVDLIYEGGLVHMLKAVSDTAKYGGITVGKMVIDDHVKANMVKALERIKNGEFAKEWIEEYERGMPTVRRELEELRNSLIERVGDEIRKMIFKKV